A window of the Syntrophothermus lipocalidus DSM 12680 genome harbors these coding sequences:
- a CDS encoding rubredoxin-like domain-containing protein produces the protein MRTGFHRGGTACRLPRLRGFSRKLRPGERRRDRIYLRCCAFDNYCRKRSRSRGRKRRGQRWQCLRCGYIHEGPEPPDICPVCGAPKNMFVPIE, from the coding sequence GTGCGGACAGGTTTTCACCGGGGCGGAACCGCCTGCCGTCTGCCCCGCCTGCGGGGCTTCTCAAGAAAACTTCGTCCGGGTGAAAGACGAAGAGATAGAATTTACCTCCGATGCTGCGCTTTCGATAATTATTGTCGGAAGCGGAGCCGCAGCCGTGGCAGGAAGCGGCGGGGCCAGCGCTGGCAGTGCCTGCGCTGCGGTTACATCCACGAAGGACCGGAGCCCCCCGACATCTGCCCGGTCTGCGGCGCTCCCAAGAATATGTTTGTACCGATAGAATGA
- a CDS encoding desulfoferrodoxin, translating to MTELKQVYRCNVCGNMVEMVRSGKGELVCCGQPMQLMVPQTTETAYEKHVPVIVQRNGAKITVRVGATPHPMMPEHFIEWIELITEDRVLRQHLKPGEEPVAEFLFEGDTFRLREFCNLHGLWEAKIGS from the coding sequence ATGACGGAACTCAAGCAGGTATACAGGTGCAATGTCTGTGGAAACATGGTGGAAATGGTTAGATCCGGCAAAGGCGAACTGGTCTGCTGCGGACAACCTATGCAGCTCATGGTCCCGCAGACGACTGAGACGGCTTATGAAAAGCACGTCCCGGTAATAGTGCAAAGAAACGGCGCAAAGATTACAGTCCGGGTGGGAGCAACTCCCCATCCCATGATGCCCGAACATTTCATCGAGTGGATAGAACTGATAACCGAAGACCGGGTGCTTCGCCAACACCTGAAGCCGGGGGAAGAACCCGTGGCCGAGTTCTTATTTGAAGGGGATACCTTCCGACTGAGGGAGTTCTGCAATCTGCACGGATTATGGGAAGCTAAAATCGGATCCTAG
- a CDS encoding epoxyqueuosine reductase, whose protein sequence is MYKTNPETTELKSAVVSFCRQQGADLVGFAPVERWNEHNEVPPDHRPQTLFPPARTVIVIGLSMPLPVVETTPSILHKEAYDTTNRQLDSLALALVRHLNARGHASHFFSRDGFGSLGAIKEKPGIAFNHIPAARYAGLGTVGLSNLILTPEFGSRVRFVSVFTVASIPGDPMIEKDLCIQCGACARLCPVNAIIPVEGSVAGNFDREACLERHIELTRKKRYPCGICTKVCPVGKDRLLYRQKGIVKKYEKEEELLKDNPDHPDYKSWTVVRRFGTRD, encoded by the coding sequence ATGTACAAAACCAACCCTGAAACTACTGAGCTAAAATCGGCCGTGGTGTCCTTTTGTCGCCAGCAAGGAGCCGACCTAGTAGGGTTTGCCCCTGTGGAACGCTGGAACGAACATAACGAAGTGCCGCCGGATCACCGGCCTCAGACCCTGTTTCCCCCAGCGAGAACGGTTATAGTCATCGGTTTGTCCATGCCCTTGCCGGTGGTTGAGACCACACCTTCGATACTTCATAAAGAGGCTTACGACACGACCAACCGGCAGTTAGACAGCCTGGCCCTGGCCCTGGTGCGCCACCTGAACGCCCGGGGTCACGCTTCCCATTTTTTCAGCCGCGACGGCTTCGGCAGCCTGGGGGCCATAAAGGAGAAGCCGGGTATAGCCTTCAACCACATCCCCGCTGCCAGGTATGCTGGACTGGGAACAGTCGGCTTGAGCAATCTCATTTTGACCCCGGAATTCGGTTCCAGAGTCCGCTTCGTATCGGTGTTCACAGTGGCGTCTATCCCCGGCGACCCTATGATAGAAAAAGACCTGTGCATCCAGTGCGGGGCGTGTGCGCGCTTGTGCCCGGTTAACGCCATTATTCCGGTAGAAGGAAGCGTGGCGGGCAATTTCGACCGCGAAGCGTGCCTGGAACGGCACATAGAGCTTACCAGAAAGAAACGTTACCCGTGCGGCATCTGTACCAAAGTGTGCCCGGTCGGAAAAGACCGGCTGCTTTACCGTCAAAAAGGCATAGTCAAAAAATACGAAAAAGAAGAAGAGTTACTTAAAGATAACCCGGACCACCCTGACTACAAGTCGTGGACCGTTGTACGCAGGTTCGGAACCCGCGATTGA
- a CDS encoding cysteine dioxygenase family protein, translating to MNLNQFVEKFEIFLKGDPPLEEIFSAGRSMVGELVSSPGWLNDTLTRLVLDDDFLNSQWHAIDPNDIVLYRHPEKLFTVRAFIWEPGVFYPVHDHGSWGLVGAHINRIRERKYVRTDDGSNEDYAEIEMTADAVLDPGQTTYVEFLGLHQMETADDKVTVTIHVYGKPMRRGYIQLFNLHNKRIHRVYAPSLFPRVLAIRTLGSISEEWAKEVLRKSLSKRQPDYLQKECLLALHDASGGV from the coding sequence ATGAACCTGAACCAGTTTGTTGAGAAGTTCGAAATTTTCTTAAAAGGTGATCCGCCGCTGGAGGAGATATTCTCCGCCGGGCGCAGCATGGTAGGCGAGCTTGTTTCCAGCCCAGGGTGGCTGAACGACACCCTTACCCGCCTGGTTTTGGACGACGATTTCCTCAACTCGCAGTGGCACGCCATCGACCCTAACGACATTGTCCTGTACCGCCATCCCGAGAAGCTCTTCACTGTAAGGGCTTTCATTTGGGAGCCCGGTGTGTTTTACCCGGTGCACGATCACGGTTCCTGGGGCTTGGTAGGAGCCCATATCAACCGCATCCGCGAGCGCAAATACGTAAGAACCGATGACGGGAGTAATGAAGATTATGCAGAGATCGAGATGACAGCAGATGCGGTCCTGGATCCGGGACAGACTACTTATGTAGAGTTTCTGGGCCTGCACCAGATGGAGACTGCCGATGACAAAGTAACAGTCACCATTCACGTATACGGCAAACCTATGCGCAGAGGCTACATCCAGCTCTTCAACCTGCACAACAAGCGGATACACAGGGTATATGCGCCCTCGCTCTTTCCCAGGGTCTTGGCCATAAGAACCCTGGGTTCCATCTCCGAAGAATGGGCCAAAGAAGTGCTCCGAAAGTCTTTGTCCAAAAGGCAGCCGGACTACCTCCAGAAGGAATGCCTATTGGCCTTACACGATGCTTCTGGTGGAGTTTGA
- a CDS encoding type II toxin-antitoxin system HicB family antitoxin encodes MRFKVLLEWDNETGVYVATVPALPGCATQGKTKEQALERAKEAIAVTVAGLKAAGQPVPTTDVDISVAEVVIPA; translated from the coding sequence ATGCGCTTCAAGGTATTGCTTGAGTGGGATAATGAAACCGGCGTTTATGTGGCTACTGTTCCGGCCTTACCCGGTTGCGCTACCCAGGGGAAAACTAAAGAACAAGCATTGGAACGGGCTAAAGAGGCTATAGCCGTGACTGTGGCAGGACTCAAGGCTGCGGGCCAGCCTGTTCCCACGACCGATGTCGATATTTCAGTAGCAGAAGTGGTGATACCTGCTTGA
- a CDS encoding type II toxin-antitoxin system HicA family toxin, with translation MLQALQRSGFVITRVQGSHHFLSHPKDRTRWATVPVHGKETLSPKVIKSILKSARLSPEELEKLL, from the coding sequence ATGTTACAGGCGTTACAGCGGAGCGGGTTCGTAATTACACGCGTTCAAGGCAGTCATCATTTTCTTAGCCACCCAAAGGACCGAACCCGCTGGGCCACAGTGCCTGTACATGGCAAAGAGACGCTATCGCCTAAAGTTATTAAGTCTATTTTGAAGAGTGCCCGTTTATCACCAGAAGAACTTGAGAAGCTGCTATAA
- the cas2 gene encoding CRISPR-associated endonuclease Cas2 encodes MMVLITYDVNTETPEGKKRLRLVAKECENVGQRVQKSVFECLVDPAQFVALKHRLEKIIDKEHDSLRYYRLGANWQRRVEHVGANPGYDPEGFLHI; translated from the coding sequence GTGATGGTCCTTATCACTTATGACGTTAATACTGAAACGCCAGAAGGCAAGAAGAGGTTGCGGTTAGTTGCAAAAGAATGCGAAAATGTCGGACAGCGGGTTCAAAAATCGGTTTTTGAATGCCTAGTGGATCCGGCACAATTTGTAGCATTAAAACACCGTCTGGAAAAGATCATTGACAAAGAGCACGATAGTTTAAGGTACTACCGGCTGGGCGCTAACTGGCAACGACGGGTGGAGCACGTAGGAGCGAATCCGGGCTACGATCCAGAAGGGTTTTTGCACATCTAA
- the cas1c gene encoding type I-C CRISPR-associated endonuclease Cas1c has translation MKRLLNTLYVTTQGAYLSKEGETVCVRVDKEIRLRVPIHTLASIICFGQVSCSPQLMGLCGERNVSLAFFTENGRFLARIEGPVRGNVLLRRAQYRRADEEERASGLARAMVLGKVLNSRTVLMRALRDYPGCSGAAEIQSAVDRLAQIARTLKHPQTLEWLRGAEGEAARLYFGVLGHLITVQTSEFAFTGRSRRPPTDNVNALLSFLYTLLAHDVASALEGVGLDPAVGFLHRDRPGRPSLALDLMEELRPILADRLALTLINRRQVTARGFQKKESGAVVMSDDTRREVLQAYQARKRDQITHPFINEKVSLGLLPHIQALLLARHLRGDIDGYPPFIWK, from the coding sequence GTGAAGAGGCTTCTCAACACTTTGTACGTTACTACACAAGGGGCGTATTTGTCCAAAGAAGGCGAGACAGTTTGCGTGAGGGTTGATAAGGAAATAAGGCTTAGGGTTCCAATACACACGCTGGCCAGCATCATCTGTTTTGGGCAGGTTTCCTGCAGTCCACAGCTTATGGGCTTGTGCGGTGAACGCAACGTTTCCCTCGCATTTTTTACTGAGAACGGACGTTTCCTGGCTCGAATAGAGGGGCCTGTACGGGGAAATGTTCTTTTGCGTCGTGCTCAGTACCGGAGGGCCGATGAGGAAGAGAGGGCGTCTGGACTGGCGCGGGCCATGGTACTGGGCAAAGTACTTAATTCTAGGACGGTATTGATGAGGGCCTTGAGAGATTACCCTGGTTGTTCAGGGGCTGCTGAGATTCAATCTGCCGTAGACAGGCTAGCCCAGATAGCCCGAACCTTAAAGCATCCACAGACCTTAGAATGGCTGAGGGGTGCCGAAGGAGAAGCGGCGAGGCTGTACTTTGGTGTATTGGGACATTTGATCACGGTTCAGACGAGCGAGTTTGCGTTTACAGGACGGTCGAGACGTCCTCCGACGGACAACGTGAATGCTTTACTGTCGTTTCTTTACACTCTTCTGGCACATGACGTAGCATCTGCCCTGGAAGGAGTTGGTCTAGATCCGGCAGTTGGGTTCTTGCACAGAGATAGACCGGGCAGGCCGAGTTTGGCTCTCGACCTCATGGAGGAACTGAGGCCGATACTCGCCGACAGGCTGGCTCTAACTTTGATCAATAGGCGGCAGGTGACAGCTAGAGGCTTTCAAAAGAAGGAATCAGGGGCTGTTGTTATGAGCGATGACACGAGAAGGGAGGTTCTCCAGGCCTACCAGGCTAGAAAAAGGGACCAGATTACGCACCCGTTTATTAATGAAAAGGTATCACTGGGGTTATTGCCTCATATTCAGGCGTTGCTCCTCGCTAGGCACCTGCGGGGGGACATCGACGGTTACCCGCCGTTTATATGGAAATGA
- the cas4 gene encoding CRISPR-associated protein Cas4, translated as MYQEQELLPVSALQHLVFCERQWALIHLEQLWVENILTAQGRVMHERVHEHDREVRDGIIITRGLPLKSLRLGLTGKADVVEFVAVCVKDGREGIPIEGQPGLWKPVPVEYKHGKPKVDRSDEVQLCAQALCIEEMLGVSVTEGAIYYGRPRRRHSVSFDEPLRAATEEAVLRLHYLTREGRTPAAVYRRECNSCSLYEYCLPRATGGGKNVSKYLQQVLDELDIE; from the coding sequence ATGTACCAGGAACAGGAATTATTACCCGTCTCTGCTCTGCAACACCTAGTTTTTTGCGAGCGCCAGTGGGCTCTGATTCACCTGGAACAGTTGTGGGTTGAAAATATCCTAACGGCTCAAGGTAGAGTAATGCACGAGCGGGTTCATGAGCACGACCGTGAGGTTCGGGACGGTATTATCATCACCAGGGGTCTGCCATTGAAGTCCTTAAGATTAGGACTTACTGGGAAGGCCGATGTGGTAGAGTTCGTTGCCGTGTGCGTGAAAGATGGCCGTGAGGGCATTCCCATAGAGGGACAGCCGGGGTTGTGGAAGCCCGTGCCCGTCGAGTACAAACATGGGAAGCCGAAGGTTGATAGAAGCGATGAGGTTCAATTGTGCGCTCAGGCTTTATGTATTGAGGAAATGCTAGGCGTCAGTGTAACAGAGGGAGCTATATATTACGGGCGGCCCCGTCGCAGGCACTCGGTGTCGTTTGACGAGCCTCTGCGCGCCGCTACCGAAGAGGCTGTTTTGCGCCTGCATTACCTGACTCGCGAGGGCCGCACGCCGGCGGCGGTGTATAGACGGGAATGTAATAGCTGCTCGTTATATGAATATTGTTTACCCAGGGCCACAGGTGGCGGCAAGAATGTTTCCAAATACCTCCAACAAGTGTTGGACGAGCTTGACATAGAATAG
- the cas7c gene encoding type I-C CRISPR-associated protein Cas7/Csd2 yields the protein MAQELCFNPDRKHDFVFLFDVVNGNPNGDPDAGNMPRIDPETNHGFVTDVALKRKIRDYAALVHGKAIFVQSKVALNTLYYNSMAEHGYAFPEVEVNDEGLLEWLVNEAADVFDVNEDLKKVRYIREMKNQKDILDTVKEEVGEVPPEIRPKLEQLVKDLVAAGRNLKKLSASDRDAIKEVMTKRYYDMRMFGAVLTAGTNAGQVRGPVQLTFARSISPILPMDVSITRVAITREADKRSKQTEMGRKPIVPYGLYRCHGFYNPKLAERLTSKGNPVTSEDLAVLWEALGNMFEYDRSAARGEMTCRGLYIFSHDDEKGLGKAPAHKLFDLIRIEQKEPSKPPRSFDDYEIVVNQKELPPGIELKAYV from the coding sequence ATGGCTCAGGAGCTTTGTTTCAATCCAGACAGAAAGCACGATTTTGTTTTTCTCTTTGACGTGGTAAACGGGAACCCCAACGGTGACCCGGACGCGGGCAACATGCCTCGCATAGACCCCGAAACCAACCACGGTTTTGTCACCGATGTTGCCCTGAAAAGAAAGATAAGGGATTACGCGGCCTTGGTTCACGGTAAAGCAATATTTGTTCAGAGCAAGGTAGCTCTTAACACCTTATATTACAACTCAATGGCCGAGCACGGGTACGCCTTTCCGGAGGTAGAGGTTAACGACGAGGGACTATTGGAGTGGCTGGTAAACGAAGCGGCCGATGTTTTCGACGTGAATGAAGATCTCAAAAAGGTCAGGTATATCCGGGAAATGAAAAACCAGAAAGATATCCTGGACACCGTAAAGGAAGAAGTAGGAGAAGTCCCGCCTGAGATTAGGCCGAAGCTTGAGCAGCTGGTCAAAGACCTGGTTGCAGCCGGCAGGAACCTGAAGAAACTGAGTGCCTCGGACAGGGATGCAATCAAAGAAGTTATGACAAAGAGATATTACGATATGCGCATGTTCGGGGCTGTGTTGACAGCCGGGACTAACGCCGGTCAGGTGCGCGGACCTGTGCAACTGACATTTGCCCGGTCGATATCGCCTATACTGCCGATGGACGTGAGTATTACAAGGGTAGCTATTACAAGGGAAGCTGACAAGAGATCAAAGCAGACAGAGATGGGAAGAAAGCCTATAGTTCCCTATGGTCTTTATCGGTGTCACGGGTTCTACAACCCCAAACTGGCCGAGCGCTTGACCTCAAAGGGCAATCCCGTAACCAGTGAGGATCTTGCTGTCTTGTGGGAGGCGCTGGGGAACATGTTCGAATACGACCGGTCGGCCGCCCGCGGGGAAATGACCTGTAGGGGACTATACATCTTTTCCCACGACGATGAGAAAGGCTTGGGTAAAGCCCCTGCTCACAAGTTATTCGACTTAATTCGCATCGAACAGAAAGAGCCTTCGAAGCCCCCGCGTTCATTCGACGACTACGAAATCGTGGTGAACCAAAAGGAGTTGCCGCCGGGAATTGAACTGAAGGCGTATGTCTAG
- the cas8c gene encoding type I-C CRISPR-associated protein Cas8c/Csd1 translates to MLKELVDKAEKLEKEGNKNPIGYDRYSQPIKWVVHIYPDEDRVEVEEYAGENRPRPKPANRTSNVYPCPLADEATYVLGINRISQDKVDRKAAAKHQAYKAMLEQIALSPCIEDDLLREAVTRVSERVEDGSVAKAFGKRDILGKQWITFVYEKGPLRGKHLHEMPQIKEFWARKVSGDVASSAEQPCCICGRRERIVRNIPTKIVLKSGNRQIASFNKSAFVSFSFSEEGAPVGMCVPCAENASQALNYLVQQNSQVIYEDRTAKGKVNNDSPRNQVAVYWLKEDAKFSLEGQEISFEKLFATPMVVPESMEVKTTEELIDRFLRAPLGTGANALNLDENTFYLAVLSPNTGRIAVRDWIEVGAGQVKANLARYFEALRLVDAAGNKRAPYNISQLLAPLPDADPGMAKSLIRSAYRGEKPPSSLLLSAVRRVRVSGARDGGLEAKKRDKRRLDPVEVWQRLCTLIKFCLTFGKEDAQEMETLQRSRRDSAYQAGRLLAVLEEIQKRAAGSTLSSTLIDRYYGSASTSPATVFPLLISMATKAHMPKIRKKYFNLCRELEALLEEIMLAIDELGGFPQTLPVSQQGEFALGFYHQRADFAATRANR, encoded by the coding sequence ATGTTAAAGGAATTAGTTGACAAAGCGGAAAAGCTGGAAAAAGAGGGCAACAAGAATCCCATCGGGTACGACAGGTATTCACAACCCATAAAATGGGTGGTTCACATTTACCCTGATGAGGATAGGGTGGAGGTTGAAGAATACGCGGGGGAAAACCGCCCCCGGCCCAAGCCTGCAAACCGGACCAGCAACGTGTATCCGTGCCCGCTAGCGGATGAGGCTACATACGTGCTCGGTATTAATAGAATAAGTCAAGACAAGGTTGATAGGAAGGCGGCTGCAAAGCACCAGGCCTACAAGGCCATGTTGGAGCAGATAGCGTTGTCCCCGTGTATCGAGGACGATTTGTTGCGGGAAGCTGTAACCCGCGTTAGCGAACGGGTGGAAGACGGATCAGTAGCCAAGGCGTTCGGAAAACGCGACATTCTGGGAAAGCAGTGGATCACCTTTGTTTACGAAAAGGGACCTCTGCGGGGCAAACACCTACACGAGATGCCGCAGATCAAAGAATTCTGGGCGCGAAAAGTATCAGGCGACGTTGCCAGTAGTGCGGAACAACCCTGCTGCATCTGCGGTCGACGGGAGAGAATTGTCAGGAATATCCCTACTAAGATCGTTCTCAAGAGCGGAAACCGGCAGATCGCTAGTTTCAACAAAAGCGCATTCGTCTCGTTTTCTTTTTCGGAAGAGGGTGCCCCGGTGGGAATGTGTGTACCCTGCGCGGAAAATGCTTCCCAGGCTTTGAACTACCTGGTACAGCAGAACTCTCAGGTCATCTACGAAGACAGGACAGCTAAAGGCAAGGTCAACAACGATAGTCCGCGAAACCAGGTGGCAGTATACTGGCTTAAGGAAGACGCGAAATTCTCCCTGGAGGGGCAAGAAATCAGCTTTGAAAAACTGTTTGCGACGCCGATGGTTGTGCCCGAGTCGATGGAAGTCAAGACCACGGAGGAATTGATAGACCGGTTTCTTAGGGCCCCATTGGGAACTGGGGCAAATGCTCTCAATCTGGATGAAAACACTTTTTACCTGGCTGTGCTGTCGCCGAATACCGGCCGGATTGCGGTGAGGGACTGGATTGAGGTGGGGGCGGGGCAGGTTAAAGCCAACTTGGCGAGGTACTTTGAGGCCTTGCGATTAGTAGACGCGGCGGGCAACAAACGGGCTCCTTACAATATTTCACAGTTGCTGGCCCCGCTTCCGGATGCGGATCCGGGCATGGCTAAATCGCTTATACGTTCTGCCTATCGCGGGGAAAAGCCGCCGTCGTCTCTTCTGCTGTCGGCGGTGAGACGTGTCCGGGTTTCTGGCGCTCGGGATGGTGGTTTGGAAGCAAAAAAACGCGACAAAAGGAGGCTCGATCCGGTTGAGGTCTGGCAAAGGTTGTGCACCTTGATCAAGTTCTGCTTGACGTTTGGAAAGGAGGATGCCCAAGAGATGGAGACCTTACAACGGAGCCGCCGGGATTCGGCATACCAGGCAGGACGGTTGCTTGCCGTGCTGGAAGAGATACAGAAGCGGGCGGCGGGTAGCACGCTCTCATCTACCCTTATTGACCGTTACTACGGTTCTGCCTCTACGTCACCTGCAACCGTTTTCCCATTGCTCATCAGCATGGCTACAAAGGCCCATATGCCGAAAATCAGGAAGAAGTATTTCAATCTCTGCCGCGAGCTCGAAGCGTTACTGGAAGAGATCATGTTAGCCATAGACGAGCTGGGCGGATTTCCGCAGACCCTTCCTGTATCACAGCAAGGAGAGTTTGCTCTCGGTTTTTATCACCAGCGGGCAGATTTCGCCGCCACAAGGGCTAACAGATAG